A window from Streptomyces sp. NBC_00271 encodes these proteins:
- a CDS encoding DUF3710 domain-containing protein, translated as MFGRRKKGSAAEDAAGEAEQVVDSVDTEADEAERERVRLEPEPRPDGPWDDSEVRDPAEGRVDLGGLFVPGVDGMELRVEVAGDAIVAATVVLKDSAIQLQAFAAPKREGIWGEVREEIATGITQQGGVIDEVEGPLGWELRAQVPVQLPDGTGGFQVVRFVGVDGPRWFLRGVISGQGAVQPQAAGLLEQIFRDTVVVRGEGPMAPRDPIVLKLPNDAQMVPEGVQQEEQSGSRFSGGMGQLQRGPEITEVR; from the coding sequence GTGTTCGGACGTCGCAAGAAGGGCAGTGCCGCCGAGGACGCGGCGGGCGAGGCCGAGCAGGTCGTCGACAGTGTCGACACTGAGGCGGACGAGGCGGAGCGGGAGCGCGTGAGGCTCGAGCCGGAGCCGCGGCCCGACGGACCCTGGGACGACTCGGAGGTGCGGGACCCCGCCGAGGGCCGCGTGGACCTGGGTGGTCTCTTCGTGCCCGGAGTCGACGGCATGGAGCTGCGGGTCGAGGTCGCGGGCGACGCGATCGTCGCGGCCACCGTCGTCCTCAAGGACAGCGCCATCCAGCTGCAGGCCTTCGCCGCCCCCAAGCGTGAGGGCATCTGGGGCGAGGTGCGCGAGGAGATCGCCACCGGCATCACCCAGCAGGGCGGTGTCATCGACGAGGTCGAGGGCCCGCTGGGCTGGGAGCTGCGGGCGCAGGTGCCGGTGCAGCTGCCGGACGGCACGGGTGGTTTCCAGGTCGTGCGGTTCGTCGGCGTGGACGGGCCCCGCTGGTTCCTGCGTGGAGTGATCTCCGGGCAGGGCGCCGTGCAGCCGCAGGCCGCGGGCCTGCTGGAGCAGATCTTCCGGGACACGGTCGTCGTACGTGGTGAGGGCCCGATGGCCCCGCGCGACCCGATCGTCCTGAAGCTGCCGAACGACGCGCAGATGGTGCCCGAGGGTGTCCAGCAGGAGGAGCAGAGCGGTTCCCGCTTCTCCGGAGGCATGGGACAACTGCAGCGCGGACCGGAGATCACCGAGGTCCGTTAG
- a CDS encoding alginate lyase family protein, which yields MRRTALLATVTALVAGALVWPAARQADAAPVTFAHPGVTVSKSQLDFIRTKVNAGAQPWKAAYDQMMASKYADLNRVPKPRATVECGSYSNPNYGCTDEREDAIAAYTDALAWYITRDDRYAKKSIALMDAWSAVIKEHTNSNAPLQTGWAGSSWPKAAELIKYTYTGTWANSGRFATMLRTVYLPEVINGSNSNGNWELSMMEAAVGISVFLEDRTSYDKAIAKFRTRTAAYIYLSSDGALPKTVPSQNLDTTAKIVNYWQGQSTFVTGLTQETCRDFTHTGYGISAISHIAETSRIQGEDLYGTDVGERLRQALGFQSKYQLGEAVPSWLCGGSLTLGLGPVTETGYNALHNRLGIAMTNTQKLTEQNRPSGSNNLFVAWETLTDGDNPN from the coding sequence ATGCGCCGTACCGCACTCCTCGCCACCGTCACCGCCCTCGTCGCGGGCGCCCTCGTCTGGCCCGCAGCCCGACAGGCCGACGCCGCTCCCGTCACCTTCGCGCACCCCGGAGTCACGGTCTCCAAGAGCCAGCTGGACTTCATCCGCACCAAGGTCAACGCCGGGGCCCAGCCCTGGAAGGCCGCGTACGACCAGATGATGGCGAGCAAGTACGCCGACCTGAACCGCGTCCCGAAGCCCCGCGCGACCGTGGAGTGCGGCTCCTACTCCAACCCCAACTACGGCTGCACGGACGAGCGCGAGGACGCGATAGCCGCGTACACCGACGCCCTCGCCTGGTACATCACCCGCGACGACCGGTACGCGAAGAAGTCGATCGCCCTGATGGACGCCTGGTCGGCCGTGATCAAGGAGCACACCAACAGCAACGCGCCCCTGCAGACCGGCTGGGCCGGCTCCTCCTGGCCCAAGGCCGCCGAGCTCATCAAGTACACCTACACCGGCACCTGGGCCAACTCCGGCCGCTTCGCGACCATGCTGCGCACCGTCTACCTCCCCGAGGTCATCAACGGCTCCAACTCCAACGGGAACTGGGAACTGTCGATGATGGAGGCCGCCGTCGGCATCTCCGTCTTCCTCGAGGACCGGACGTCGTACGACAAGGCCATCGCGAAGTTCCGGACCCGTACGGCCGCGTACATCTACCTCTCCTCCGACGGCGCGCTGCCCAAGACAGTGCCGAGCCAGAACCTCGACACCACCGCGAAGATCGTCAACTACTGGCAGGGGCAGTCCACCTTCGTCACCGGGCTCACTCAGGAGACCTGCCGCGACTTCACGCACACCGGGTACGGCATCTCGGCCATCTCGCACATCGCCGAGACCAGCCGGATCCAGGGCGAGGACCTGTACGGCACCGACGTCGGCGAGCGGCTGCGGCAGGCGCTCGGATTCCAGTCGAAGTACCAGCTGGGCGAGGCGGTGCCGAGCTGGCTGTGCGGTGGTTCCCTCACCCTCGGGCTGGGTCCGGTGACCGAGACCGGCTACAACGCCCTGCACAACCGCCTGGGCATCGCCATGACCAACACCCAGAAGCTGACCGAGCAGAACCGGCCGTCCGGCAGCAACAACCTCTTCGTCGCCTGGGAGACTCTCACCGACGGGGACAACCCCAACTGA
- a CDS encoding ABC transporter ATP-binding protein — protein sequence MSQVEVATKTMVRVENVHRWYGGGAAVVPVLRGVSFDVPRGELVALTGRPGSGRTTLLNLVGGLDEPDAGRITVDGLALEGLGEDGLLELRRDRIGFVFQPLGLIPLLTVAENVGVPLRLRGIAEHVREERIARLLSLVGLTDDAARRPGELTGGQQQRVAIARALAGDPVLLVADDFAAGLDAGTGRALMELLHTLVRGEQVTALVAPSRAIPLDPADRVLELCEGGIVEH from the coding sequence ATGAGCCAGGTCGAGGTCGCCACGAAGACCATGGTGCGCGTCGAGAACGTGCATCGCTGGTACGGCGGTGGAGCCGCCGTCGTACCAGTCCTGCGCGGAGTCTCCTTCGACGTGCCACGCGGCGAACTCGTCGCCCTCACCGGCCGCCCCGGGTCCGGCAGGACCACACTCCTCAACCTGGTCGGCGGGCTCGACGAACCGGACGCGGGGCGGATCACCGTCGACGGGCTCGCACTGGAGGGGCTCGGCGAGGACGGCCTGCTGGAGCTCCGCCGGGACCGGATCGGCTTCGTCTTCCAGCCCCTCGGGCTCATCCCGCTGCTCACCGTCGCCGAGAACGTCGGTGTGCCGCTGCGGCTGCGCGGGATCGCGGAGCACGTGCGCGAGGAGCGGATCGCGCGGCTGCTCTCCCTCGTCGGGCTCACCGACGACGCGGCGCGCCGGCCCGGGGAGCTGACGGGCGGGCAGCAACAGCGCGTGGCGATCGCGCGCGCCCTCGCGGGCGACCCCGTGCTCCTCGTCGCCGACGACTTCGCGGCCGGACTCGACGCGGGGACCGGCCGTGCCCTGATGGAGCTGCTGCACACGCTCGTCCGCGGCGAACAGGTGACGGCCCTGGTCGCCCCCTCCAGGGCGATCCCGCTCGACCCGGCCGATCGGGTCCTGGAGCTGTGCGAGGGAGGGATCGTCGAGCACTGA
- a CDS encoding ATP-binding protein, which yields MGRGKLRIYLGAAPGVGKTYAMLSEAHRRVERGTDCVVAFVEHHNRARTEVMLHGLEQIPRKQLDYRGSVFTEMDVDAVLLRAPAVALVDELAHTNVPGSRNAKRWQDVEELLAAGIDVVSTVNIQHLESLGDVVESITGVRQRETVPDEVVRRADQIELVDMSPQALRRRMAHGNIYKSDKVDAALSNYFRPGNLTALRELALLWVADRVDEYLTEYRSEHRVSKIWGSRERIVVGLTGGPEGRTLIRRAARLAEKGAGGEVMAVYIARSDGLTSASPKELAVQRTLVEDLGGTFHHVIGEDIPVALLDFARGVNATQIVLGSSRRKTWQYVFGPGVGATVARESGPDLDVHIVTHGEVAKGRGLPVARGARLGRSRIIWGWLVGVGGPVVLAVLLNTVDLGLANDMLLFLTVTVAAALLGGLLPALASAAFGSLLLNYYYTPPLHRLTIADPKNIVAIAIFVGVAVSVASVVDLAARRTHQAARLRAESEILSFLAGSVLRGETSLEALLERVRETFGMESVALLERAGDVDPWTCAGSVGPQSPKRPEDADVDMPVGDHMALALSGRVLPASDRRVLAAFAAQAAVVLDRQRLQHEADQAKELAEGNRIRTALLAAVSHDLRTPLAAIKAAVSSLRSDDVAWSEEDQAELLEAIEEGADRLDHLVGNLLDMSRLQTGTVTPLIREIDLDEVVPMALGGVPEGSAELDIPETLPMVAVDPGLLERAVANLVENAVKYSPTDEPVLVSASAMANRVEVRVVDRGPGVPDEAKDRIFAPFQRYGDAPRGAGVGLGLAVARGFAEAMGGTLNAEDTPGGGLTMVLTVRAVDRLPDLATATAERQAS from the coding sequence ATGGGACGCGGCAAGCTTCGGATCTACCTCGGTGCGGCACCGGGCGTCGGCAAGACGTACGCGATGCTCTCCGAGGCGCACCGCCGGGTGGAGCGGGGCACCGACTGCGTCGTCGCCTTCGTGGAGCACCACAACCGGGCGCGCACCGAGGTGATGCTGCACGGCCTGGAGCAGATTCCGCGCAAGCAGCTCGACTACCGCGGCTCCGTCTTCACCGAGATGGACGTGGACGCCGTACTGCTGCGCGCCCCGGCCGTCGCCCTGGTGGACGAACTCGCGCACACCAATGTCCCCGGCTCCCGCAACGCCAAGCGCTGGCAGGACGTCGAGGAACTCCTCGCCGCCGGGATCGACGTCGTCTCGACCGTCAACATCCAGCACCTGGAGTCACTGGGCGACGTCGTGGAGTCCATCACGGGCGTACGGCAGCGCGAGACCGTCCCGGACGAGGTCGTACGGCGGGCGGACCAGATCGAGCTGGTCGACATGTCGCCGCAGGCGCTGCGGCGCCGTATGGCGCACGGCAACATCTACAAGTCCGACAAGGTCGACGCGGCCCTGTCCAACTACTTCCGGCCCGGCAATCTGACCGCGCTGCGCGAGCTCGCCCTGCTGTGGGTGGCCGACCGGGTCGACGAGTACCTGACCGAGTACCGCAGCGAGCACCGGGTCTCGAAGATCTGGGGTTCGCGGGAGCGGATCGTGGTGGGGCTGACCGGTGGTCCGGAGGGGCGCACACTGATCCGTCGGGCCGCCCGGCTCGCGGAGAAGGGCGCGGGCGGCGAGGTCATGGCCGTCTACATAGCCCGCAGCGACGGCCTGACCTCCGCCTCGCCCAAGGAACTGGCGGTCCAGCGCACGCTGGTGGAGGACCTGGGCGGCACCTTCCACCACGTCATCGGGGAAGACATACCGGTCGCGCTGCTCGACTTCGCGCGCGGGGTGAACGCCACCCAGATCGTGCTCGGCTCCTCGCGCCGCAAGACCTGGCAGTACGTCTTCGGGCCCGGCGTCGGCGCCACCGTCGCCCGGGAGTCGGGCCCCGACCTCGACGTCCACATCGTCACCCACGGCGAGGTCGCCAAGGGGCGCGGACTGCCGGTCGCCCGGGGCGCGCGGCTCGGCCGGTCCCGGATCATCTGGGGCTGGCTGGTCGGAGTCGGCGGCCCGGTGGTGCTGGCCGTCCTGCTGAACACCGTCGACCTCGGCCTCGCCAACGACATGCTGCTGTTCCTGACCGTGACGGTCGCGGCGGCGCTGCTCGGCGGGCTCTTGCCGGCCCTCGCCTCGGCGGCCTTCGGCTCGCTGCTGCTGAACTACTACTACACGCCGCCGCTGCACCGGCTGACGATCGCCGACCCGAAGAACATCGTCGCCATCGCGATCTTCGTCGGGGTCGCCGTCTCCGTGGCCTCCGTCGTGGACCTCGCCGCCCGGCGTACGCACCAGGCGGCCCGGCTGCGCGCCGAGTCGGAGATCCTCTCCTTCCTCGCGGGCAGCGTGCTGCGCGGCGAGACCAGCCTGGAAGCTCTGCTGGAACGGGTCCGGGAGACCTTCGGCATGGAGTCGGTCGCCCTGCTGGAGCGGGCCGGCGACGTCGACCCGTGGACGTGCGCGGGCAGCGTGGGCCCCCAGTCGCCGAAGCGGCCCGAGGACGCGGACGTGGACATGCCGGTCGGCGACCACATGGCGCTCGCGCTCTCCGGACGCGTCCTGCCCGCCTCCGACCGCCGGGTGCTCGCCGCCTTCGCCGCCCAGGCCGCGGTCGTCCTGGACCGCCAGCGCCTCCAGCACGAGGCCGACCAGGCCAAGGAGCTGGCCGAGGGCAACCGCATCCGCACCGCGCTGCTGGCCGCCGTGAGCCACGACCTGCGGACCCCGCTGGCCGCGATCAAGGCCGCCGTGTCCTCGCTGCGCTCCGACGACGTGGCCTGGTCGGAAGAGGACCAGGCGGAACTCCTGGAGGCGATCGAGGAGGGCGCCGACCGGCTCGACCACCTCGTGGGCAACCTGCTCGACATGTCCCGCCTGCAGACCGGCACGGTCACCCCGCTGATCCGCGAGATCGACCTCGACGAGGTGGTCCCGATGGCGCTGGGCGGCGTACCCGAGGGCAGTGCCGAGCTGGACATCCCCGAGACGCTGCCCATGGTCGCCGTCGACCCCGGTCTGCTGGAGCGCGCGGTCGCCAACCTCGTCGAGAACGCCGTCAAGTACAGCCCCACCGACGAACCGGTCCTGGTGTCCGCGAGCGCCATGGCGAACCGGGTGGAGGTACGGGTGGTGGACCGCGGCCCCGGCGTCCCGGACGAGGCCAAGGACCGCATATTCGCGCCCTTCCAGCGCTACGGCGACGCTCCCCGCGGCGCGGGCGTCGGCCTCGGCCTCGCGGTCGCCCGCGGGTTCGCCGAGGCGATGGGCGGCACACTGAACGCCGAGGACACGCCTGGCGGCGGACTCACCATGGTGCTCACGGTCCGGGCGGTGGACAGGCTGCCCGACCTGGCCACAGCAACAGCGGAAAGGCAGGCTTCATGA
- a CDS encoding response regulator, translating into MTRVLVVDDEPQIVRALVINLKARHYEVDAAADGAGALQLAAARHPDVVVLDLGLPDMDGVEVIKGLRGWTRVPILVLSARHSSDEKVEALDAGADDYVTKPFGMDELLARLRAAVRRAEPTGGGEDDVVVDTEDFTVDLAAKKVNREGRDVRLTPTEWHLLEVLVRNTGRLVSQKQLLQEVWGPSYGTETNYLRVYMAQLRRKLEVDPSHPRHFITEPGMGYRFEK; encoded by the coding sequence ATGACCAGGGTGCTCGTGGTCGACGACGAGCCGCAGATCGTACGTGCCCTCGTGATCAACCTGAAGGCACGGCACTACGAGGTCGACGCGGCCGCCGACGGCGCCGGCGCGCTCCAGCTCGCCGCCGCCCGCCATCCCGATGTCGTCGTTCTCGACCTCGGGCTGCCCGACATGGACGGCGTAGAGGTGATCAAGGGGCTGCGTGGCTGGACCCGGGTGCCGATCCTGGTGCTCTCGGCCCGGCACTCCTCGGACGAGAAGGTCGAGGCGCTCGACGCGGGCGCCGACGACTACGTCACCAAGCCCTTCGGCATGGACGAACTGCTGGCCCGGCTGCGCGCCGCCGTGCGCCGCGCGGAGCCGACCGGGGGCGGCGAGGACGACGTCGTCGTCGACACCGAGGACTTCACGGTCGACCTGGCCGCCAAGAAGGTCAACCGGGAGGGACGGGACGTACGGCTCACCCCCACGGAGTGGCATCTGCTGGAGGTGCTGGTGCGCAACACCGGCCGCCTGGTCAGCCAGAAGCAGCTGCTCCAGGAGGTGTGGGGACCGTCGTACGGCACCGAGACGAACTACCTGCGGGTCTACATGGCGCAGCTGCGCCGCAAGCTGGAGGTGGACCCCTCGCATCCTCGGCACTTCATCACGGAGCCGGGGATGGGATACCGGTTCGAGAAGTAG
- a CDS encoding OB-fold nucleic acid binding domain-containing protein, with the protein MSAVPRSEKPAGRFRRMIGRLSSSQEDLESEELREDSETAGCTRIGDCHDRQIVTVTGTLRTVTLRPRAGVPALEAELFDGSAALDVVWLGRRSIVGIEPGRKLIASGRISMSRGRRVLFNPKYELRPLGRE; encoded by the coding sequence ATGAGTGCTGTTCCTCGTTCCGAAAAGCCGGCGGGCCGGTTCCGGCGCATGATCGGCCGGCTTTCCTCGTCCCAGGAGGACCTGGAGTCCGAGGAGCTGCGCGAGGACTCCGAGACCGCGGGCTGTACGCGGATCGGTGACTGCCACGACCGACAGATCGTCACGGTTACTGGTACCTTGCGCACGGTCACTCTGCGCCCACGGGCCGGAGTCCCGGCCCTGGAGGCCGAACTGTTCGACGGTTCGGCCGCCCTGGACGTGGTCTGGCTCGGCAGACGCTCCATCGTGGGCATAGAACCGGGACGCAAGTTGATCGCCTCGGGCCGGATCTCGATGAGCCGGGGCCGTAGGGTGCTGTTCAATCCGAAGTACGAA